TGGAAACGTTCGCGATCCACTTCCGGCAGCTGCGAGAACTCAGCCTCGTCCAGCGCCTTGCCGTCGAGCATCGGCGTGAACGCGATGTTGGAACTGTCACGGTACAGCGCCACGTCTTTTTCCAGGGCCAGCCGTTCGATCACGTCCAGGGCCTTGTCGTAACGCTGGTTGAAGGCACGGTCGATGGCGCTTTTGCGCTGTTGATAGGTCGGGTGCTCGAAGGCGGCCGGGAACGTCGCCACCAGGTTGTCGACCAGGCCATTGATATCTGCGATGAACGCCGCCGCCGCGCCGCCAGGCAATTCCAGGGCGCGGGGTTCGCGAGGCTCATCGAAATTATTCACGTAGACCCAGTCCGCCGGGGTCTGCAGGCGCTTGCCTTCGGCCTTCAGGTAACGTTTGACGAACGAAAAGCGGCCAGTGCCCGGCTCGCCCATGACAAACACGTTGTAACCGGGGCGTGGCATCGCCACACCGAACTGCAACGCTTCAACCGCGCGTTCCTGGCCAAGCACACCGCGAAAGGGCTCCAATTCATTGGTGGTCGAGAAGCTGAACTGTTCAGCGGAGAAAGGGCGAGTCAGCGCTTCGGGCGCTAGGCGCAAGCTGGCAGCAACAGGATCAGGCATCGGGCTTCCTTACATCAGGCGGGGCAGATGACGGCATTCTGGCTCCCCCTTGCGCGCTCTGGCAAGGCGCGCCGTAGGGAAAGCACAGGTACGGGACGCGTCCTACAAAAAATCGCGACAATGCTGATTGTTTTATAAAAACCCACGGAACCCTTGGAACCTGCCTAAACTCCAAACTGCGCGGGTTGGACTAATAACCGATCCCTAGGGCGCTATGAAGTGCCTGAACCCTTGTCCATTGGTTTGCACACAAAGAGAACAAAGCTATGAAACGGATCCTTCTCGGTACTCTCTTCACCGTTGTCTCCCTCAATGCAATGGCAGAATCACCAGGTGGCCCGAACTGCGGTTGGGGCAACATGTTGTTCGAAGGCCAGCGCGGTACTCCGGCTCACTTCCTGGCTTCCACCACCAACGGCACTTCGGGTAACGCCACCTTCGGCATGACCTCGGGCACCAACGGTTGCAGCACCAACAGCGCGCTGACCTACGGCGGCAAGTCCTGGATTGCCATGAATGGCATGATGAACGAGCTGTCCGAAGACATGGCCAAGGGTAATGGCGAAGCACTGACCACCTACGCCGTGGTACTGGGCGTTGCACCGGAAGATCGCGCGCACTTCGCGGCCGTGGCGCACGAACACTTCCAGCAAATCTTCAGCAAGGCCGACGTGACCGCTGAAGACGTGCACAACAACACACTGGCTGTACTCAAAGGCGATGCCCGCCTGGCGAAATACGCTACCCAGGCTTAAGCTCGACCTGCCCGCGCCTCCCGAGGCGCGGGTTTTATTTTTGGGCCCGCCTCCCCTTTGGGTCTGTCTAAATATCCGACTTAAGTTGCCCCTATGCTCAAACGCTTTGCCTGGATGGCACTCTTCGCCTGCGCCCCGCTGTACGCGGCACCGCATCTTGATGATCAACGTTTGCAGCAACTGGCCAATGATCCGTTCTGGCTGTCGCTGGGCCATTACGAAGCCGGCAAGCTAAAAGGCTGGCGCAGTTATGTCAGCGAGCAGAAATTCTTCCTCGCAGCCGATGGTGCCCACCACCCGGATGCGGAGCTCAAGGCCACCGTTGACGCCCTCTATGCGCCGGCCAGCCTGGGTGAAAAACATGCCCAATGCGTCTACCCCGCACGTACCCGCTGGCTCAAGGACCAGTTGCACCTGGCCGACCTGCCGGCCGTGAACTGCAAGGAATTCAAGCAATGGTTCAAGGACGTCGCCCCCCACAGCGCGGTGATGATCTTCCCGGCGGCCTACCTCAACAGCCCGTCATCGATGTTCGGCCACACCCTGCTGCGTATCGACCAGGCCGACGTGCAAAGCAACAATACGGCGCTGCTCAGCTACGCGATCAACTTCGGCGCGTACATTGAAGGCTCGGACAACAGCATCCTCTACGCCTGGAAAGGCCTGATGGGCGGCTATCCCGGCCTGTTCGCGCTGGTGCCCTACCAGGAAAAACTCTCCGAATACCGTAGCCTCGAAAACCGCGACCTGTGGGAATACCGCCTCAACCTCACCCAAGTCGAAACCGAGCGCATGGTCGAGCACGTGTGGGAGCTCAAGCAAATCCAGTTCGACTACTTCTTCTTCGACGAAAACTGCTCCTACCGCCTGCTGGAGCTGCTGCAAGTGGCCCGCCCAGGCCTGCGCCTGACCGAACAGTTCCCGCTGACCGCCATTCCTACCGACACGGTCAAAGCCGTTAAAGATGCGGGGCTGGTCGAGAAAATCGACTACCGGCCTTCCCGCGAGCGCGAACTGCTGGAGCGCGCCAAACCGCTGGACAGCGACGAGCAACAATGGGTATTGAAGGTCAGCGACGACCAGAACCAATTGCAAGAGCCCGCATTCAAAGCCCTGCCTCGCGACCGCCAGGCGCTGATCATCGACGCCGCCTATCGCCTGGGCCGCTACCGCGCCAATGGCCTGGAACGCGACACCGCACGCTCCCAGCGCAGCTTCGAACTCTTACGCGCGATCAACCAAAACCCCGCGCCGGACCTTGAGATCACGCCCCCCGGCCTGCCGGAAAACGGCCATGAATCCCGTACCTGGCAAGCCGGCATCGGCACCCGGGGCGACAAAACCTTTGGCGAATACGGCCTGCGCATGGCCTATCACGACCTCAACGACAACGCCGAAGGCTTCCCCCTCGGTGCGCAGATCGAAATCCTGCAAATGAAGTTGCGCCAGTACGAAGGCAACCACTGGCAACTGCAACAACTGGACCTGGCCACCATCCGCTCCCTGACGCCACGCAACGCCCTGTTGCAACCCTGGTCATGGCAAGTCACCGGCGGCCTGGAACGCGTACCGGGCAAACACGACGACGAAACCCTGGTGGCGCACGTCAATGGCGGCGCCGGCGGCACCTGGCAACTGAGCGACGACAT
This region of Pseudomonas asgharzadehiana genomic DNA includes:
- a CDS encoding Lnb N-terminal periplasmic domain-containing protein, with protein sequence MLKRFAWMALFACAPLYAAPHLDDQRLQQLANDPFWLSLGHYEAGKLKGWRSYVSEQKFFLAADGAHHPDAELKATVDALYAPASLGEKHAQCVYPARTRWLKDQLHLADLPAVNCKEFKQWFKDVAPHSAVMIFPAAYLNSPSSMFGHTLLRIDQADVQSNNTALLSYAINFGAYIEGSDNSILYAWKGLMGGYPGLFALVPYQEKLSEYRSLENRDLWEYRLNLTQVETERMVEHVWELKQIQFDYFFFDENCSYRLLELLQVARPGLRLTEQFPLTAIPTDTVKAVKDAGLVEKIDYRPSRERELLERAKPLDSDEQQWVLKVSDDQNQLQEPAFKALPRDRQALIIDAAYRLGRYRANGLERDTARSQRSFELLRAINQNPAPDLEITPPGLPENGHESRTWQAGIGTRGDKTFGEYGLRMAYHDLNDNAEGFPLGAQIEILQMKLRQYEGNHWQLQQLDLATIRSLTPRNALLQPWSWQVTGGLERVPGKHDDETLVAHVNGGAGGTWQLSDDMLGFALGTVRVEHNNDFSEAISPAAGFNTGVLWKNPLGNLSLEAKGDFFTNGEVRRSISLNQQWELSRNLGLRLSAQREYSHLSTPVNEVMLEVKWYHY
- a CDS encoding DUF3015 domain-containing protein, yielding MKRILLGTLFTVVSLNAMAESPGGPNCGWGNMLFEGQRGTPAHFLASTTNGTSGNATFGMTSGTNGCSTNSALTYGGKSWIAMNGMMNELSEDMAKGNGEALTTYAVVLGVAPEDRAHFAAVAHEHFQQIFSKADVTAEDVHNNTLAVLKGDARLAKYATQA